A single window of Actinoallomurus bryophytorum DNA harbors:
- a CDS encoding YggT family protein, with translation MNLGNYLSIPLYLFLLFLIGRLVLETLQAFARSWRPTGVVLVLAETTYTVTDPPLRLLRRFIPSVRLGNVAFDLSFTVLFFMVWFLIIVVQPL, from the coding sequence GTGAACCTTGGAAACTACCTGAGCATCCCGCTCTACCTGTTCCTGCTGTTCCTCATCGGCAGGCTGGTGCTCGAGACGCTCCAGGCGTTCGCCCGGTCATGGAGGCCTACAGGGGTGGTGCTGGTTTTGGCGGAGACCACTTACACGGTCACCGATCCACCCCTTAGACTGCTACGCCGTTTCATCCCGTCCGTTCGGCTGGGTAACGTTGCGTTCGACCTGAGCTTCACGGTCCTCTTCTTCATGGTCTGGTTCTTGATCATCGTCGTCCAGCCGCTCTGA
- a CDS encoding cell division protein SepF yields the protein MASAMRKMAVYLGLVEDDRYDDDYDEYDIYDDEAADRRRVERADDESSSTGAPDQPEDEQKSFATERRPSLAESAVSDLARITTLHPRTYNEARTIGEHFREGTPVIMNLTEMVDSDAKRLVDFAAGLIFGLHGSIERVTNKVFLLSPVNVEVTAEDKARMAERGFFNQS from the coding sequence ATGGCCAGCGCGATGCGCAAGATGGCGGTCTACCTCGGCCTTGTGGAGGACGATCGCTACGATGATGACTACGACGAGTACGACATCTACGACGACGAGGCCGCGGACCGTCGCCGGGTAGAGCGTGCCGATGACGAGTCATCCTCTACCGGTGCCCCGGACCAGCCCGAAGACGAGCAGAAGTCCTTCGCGACCGAGCGACGGCCCTCTCTTGCCGAGTCGGCGGTGTCAGACCTCGCGCGTATCACTACGCTTCACCCCAGGACCTATAACGAGGCCCGCACGATCGGAGAGCACTTCCGGGAAGGGACCCCGGTGATCATGAACCTCACCGAGATGGTCGACAGTGACGCCAAGCGTCTTGTCGACTTTGCGGCTGGTCTCATATTCGGCCTGCACGGAAGCATCGAGCGTGTTACGAACAAGGTGTTCCTGTTGTCCCCCGTCAACGTTGAGGTGACCGCCGAAGACAAGGCCCGTATGGCAGAACGAGGGTTCTTCAATCAGAGCTGA
- the ileS gene encoding isoleucine--tRNA ligase, with product MPDESAAVPQARRMRSLPTQVDLPGLERDVLRRWEDGKVFERSLEQTAGGEPWVFYEGPPTANGMPGVHHVEARVFKDLFPRFKTMKGYSVRRKAGWDCHGLPVEVAVERELGLSGKKDIEAYGVAEFNARCRESVLRHVDAFEAMTERMGYWVDLAQAYRTMDPDYVESVWWSLKVIFDKGLLVRDHRISPYCPRCGTPLSDHELGQPGGYETVTDPSVTVRFPLTEGPLEGVDLLVWTTTPWTLVSNTAIAVHPDVTYVVAARSGRPDRVIVAEPLFARVLGEGWHIVSRHAGSELAGTSFRRPFELVDIPNAHRVLTADFVTTEDGTGLVHLAPAFGADDFAATRAAGMPVVNPVNPDGRFDLTVPLVGGMFFRDANPRLIDDLSDRGLLYRSEAYEHSYPHCWRCHTPLLYYALPAWYIKTTAIKDRLLQENDRTKWFPETIKEGRYGEWLRNNVDWSLSRSRYWGTPLPVWLCGDDHATCVGSLKELGELAGRDLTALEPHRPFVDDITFACPECGDEARRVPDVIDAWYDSGSMPFAQWGAPHRQLETFENSYPAQYICEAIDQTRGWFYSLMAVGTLVFDRSSYENVLCLGLLLAEDGRKMSKHLGNVLEPIPLMDKHGADALRWYMAAAGQPWAARRVGDAALEEIVRKVLLTYWNTVSFFVLYANASGWTPGTPAPAPADRPLLDRWVLAELHRTVREVDTALENFDTTAAGRRLAEFIDDLSNWYVRRSRRRFWEGPEAAGSAVGPNASAFATLYECLETLTRLMAPIAPFLTDYVWDVLRTPDAPDSVHLAAWPSVDETLVNPELTTQMALARRLVELGRAARAGSGVRTRQPLGRALVGATGWASLPGELRDQIADELNVQGFDTLASIGGDLVEYVVKPNFRELGKRFGKQTPTVAKAVTSAEAAGLTHALRESGTATVEAAEVGKVELTPDDVIVTERPRSGWAVESAAGETVGLDLTVTPELRRAGLVREVVRLVQDARKNTGLDITDRIELWWRTTDTDLDEALREHGAEVAAEVLADAWHDDEPEAELPPNHDDGLRLTFWLRRSS from the coding sequence ATGCCCGACGAATCCGCGGCCGTGCCACAGGCACGCCGGATGCGATCCCTTCCCACCCAGGTCGACCTGCCCGGGCTCGAGCGCGACGTGCTGCGCCGCTGGGAGGACGGCAAGGTCTTCGAGCGTTCCCTGGAGCAGACCGCGGGCGGCGAGCCCTGGGTGTTCTACGAGGGCCCGCCGACCGCCAACGGGATGCCCGGCGTGCATCACGTCGAGGCGCGGGTGTTCAAGGACCTGTTCCCCCGCTTCAAGACCATGAAGGGCTACAGCGTCCGCCGCAAGGCCGGCTGGGACTGCCACGGCCTGCCGGTCGAGGTGGCGGTCGAGCGCGAGCTGGGCCTGTCCGGCAAGAAGGACATCGAGGCGTACGGCGTGGCGGAGTTCAACGCCCGGTGCCGCGAGTCCGTGCTGCGCCACGTGGACGCCTTCGAGGCGATGACCGAGCGCATGGGCTACTGGGTGGACCTCGCGCAGGCCTACCGCACCATGGACCCCGACTACGTCGAGTCGGTCTGGTGGTCGCTCAAGGTCATCTTCGACAAGGGGCTGCTGGTCCGCGACCACCGCATCAGCCCGTACTGCCCGCGCTGCGGCACCCCGCTCTCCGACCACGAGCTCGGCCAGCCCGGCGGGTACGAGACGGTGACCGACCCGTCGGTGACCGTACGCTTCCCCCTCACCGAGGGCCCCCTCGAGGGCGTCGACCTGCTCGTGTGGACCACCACGCCCTGGACACTGGTCTCCAACACCGCCATCGCGGTGCACCCCGACGTCACGTACGTCGTCGCGGCGCGCTCGGGCCGGCCGGACCGCGTCATCGTCGCCGAGCCGCTGTTCGCCCGCGTGCTCGGTGAGGGCTGGCACATCGTCTCCCGGCACGCCGGATCCGAGCTGGCCGGCACGTCGTTCCGCCGCCCGTTCGAGCTGGTGGACATCCCCAACGCCCACCGGGTGCTGACCGCGGACTTCGTCACCACCGAGGACGGCACGGGCCTGGTGCACCTGGCGCCCGCGTTCGGCGCCGACGACTTCGCGGCCACCCGCGCCGCCGGGATGCCGGTCGTCAACCCGGTCAACCCGGACGGCCGGTTCGACCTGACGGTGCCGCTCGTCGGCGGCATGTTCTTCCGCGACGCCAACCCGCGTCTCATCGACGACCTCAGCGACCGCGGCCTGCTGTATCGCTCCGAGGCGTACGAGCACAGCTATCCGCACTGCTGGCGGTGCCACACGCCGCTGCTCTACTACGCGCTCCCCGCCTGGTACATCAAGACGACCGCCATCAAGGACCGGCTGCTGCAGGAGAACGACCGCACCAAGTGGTTCCCAGAGACGATCAAGGAGGGCCGGTACGGCGAGTGGCTGCGGAACAACGTCGACTGGTCCCTGTCGCGCAGCCGCTACTGGGGCACTCCCCTGCCGGTCTGGCTGTGCGGCGACGACCACGCCACCTGCGTCGGGTCGCTGAAGGAGCTCGGTGAGCTGGCCGGACGCGACCTGACCGCGCTGGAGCCGCACCGGCCGTTCGTCGACGACATCACCTTCGCCTGCCCCGAGTGCGGCGACGAGGCACGGCGCGTGCCCGACGTGATCGACGCGTGGTACGACTCCGGCTCGATGCCGTTCGCCCAGTGGGGCGCGCCGCACCGCCAGCTGGAGACGTTCGAGAACTCCTACCCGGCGCAGTACATCTGCGAGGCGATCGACCAGACCCGCGGCTGGTTCTACTCCCTCATGGCGGTGGGCACGCTCGTCTTCGACCGCTCCTCGTACGAGAACGTCCTGTGCCTCGGGCTGCTCCTGGCCGAGGACGGCCGGAAGATGAGCAAGCACCTCGGCAACGTCCTGGAGCCGATCCCGCTGATGGACAAGCACGGCGCCGACGCGCTGCGCTGGTACATGGCGGCCGCCGGCCAGCCCTGGGCGGCGCGGCGGGTCGGTGACGCGGCGCTGGAGGAGATCGTCCGCAAGGTGCTCCTGACGTACTGGAACACCGTGTCGTTCTTCGTCCTGTACGCGAACGCCTCGGGCTGGACGCCCGGCACACCCGCTCCCGCGCCCGCCGACCGGCCGCTGCTGGACCGGTGGGTGCTCGCCGAGCTGCACCGGACCGTACGCGAGGTGGACACGGCGCTGGAGAACTTCGACACGACCGCCGCCGGACGGCGGCTGGCGGAGTTCATCGACGACCTGTCGAACTGGTACGTCCGCCGCTCCCGTCGCAGGTTCTGGGAGGGGCCGGAGGCCGCCGGCTCTGCCGTCGGGCCGAACGCCTCGGCGTTCGCGACGCTGTACGAGTGCCTGGAGACGCTGACCCGGCTGATGGCGCCGATCGCGCCGTTCCTGACCGACTACGTGTGGGACGTCCTTCGGACGCCGGACGCGCCGGACTCGGTGCACCTCGCGGCATGGCCGTCGGTGGACGAGACGCTGGTGAACCCGGAGCTGACCACGCAGATGGCGCTCGCCCGGCGGCTGGTCGAACTGGGCCGCGCCGCACGGGCCGGCTCCGGCGTGCGTACGCGCCAGCCGCTCGGCCGCGCCCTGGTCGGCGCGACGGGCTGGGCCTCGCTGCCCGGCGAGCTGCGCGACCAGATCGCCGACGAGCTGAACGTCCAGGGGTTCGACACCCTCGCGTCGATCGGCGGTGATCTCGTCGAGTACGTCGTGAAGCCGAACTTCCGCGAGCTGGGCAAGCGCTTCGGCAAGCAGACGCCGACGGTCGCCAAGGCCGTCACGTCCGCCGAGGCGGCAGGCCTGACCCACGCGCTGCGCGAGTCCGGCACGGCGACGGTCGAGGCCGCCGAGGTCGGCAAGGTGGAGCTGACCCCGGACGACGTGATCGTCACCGAGCGGCCCCGCAGCGGCTGGGCGGTGGAGAGCGCCGCCGGGGAGACGGTCGGGCTGGACCTGACGGTCACGCCGGAGCTCCGCCGCGCCGGCCTCGTACGCGAGGTCGTCCGCCTGGTGCAGGACGCGCGGAAGAACACCGGCCTGGACATCACCGACCGCATCGAGCTGTGGTGGCGCACGACCGACACCGACCTGGACGAGGCCCTGCGGGAGCACGGCGCCGAGGTCGCGGCCGAGGTCCTCGCGGACGCCTGGCACGACGACGAGCCCGAGGCCGAACTGCCCCCGAACCACGACGACGGCCTGCGGCTGACGTTCTGGCTGCGCCGCTCGTCCTGA
- the ftsZ gene encoding cell division protein FtsZ: MAAPQNYLAVIKVVGIGGGGVNAVNRMIEEGLKGVEFIAINTDAQALLMSDADVKLDVGRELTRGLGAGANPDVGRKAAEDHREEIEEVLKGADMVFVTAGEGGGTGTGGAPVVASIARSLGALTIGVVTRPFSFEGKRRAMQAEAGIETLRDEVDTLIVIPNDRLLSISDRQVSVLDAFKAADQVLLSGVQGITDLITTPGLINLDFADVKSVMSGAGSALMGIGSARGDDRSVAAAEMAISSPLLEASIDGAHGVLLSISGGSDLGLFEINEAAQLVSNAAASDANIIFGAVIDDALGDEVRVTVIAAGFDEVQSEGRSGPPAESKRSAPSRPPVAAPPVATPQAAPRPIVPPQAPAPPRVTPVPAPSPQRGSESADDDHKSSPPKSDQAKPQETKAEPARAEKSDEQSRDSGGTAPPRSASNEAVAGPKVPRPATEPTAARLNTDAARRRPVVFDEDDDLDVPDFLK, from the coding sequence GTGGCAGCACCGCAGAATTACCTAGCGGTCATCAAGGTCGTCGGCATCGGCGGCGGCGGTGTCAATGCCGTCAACCGCATGATCGAAGAGGGCCTCAAGGGTGTCGAGTTCATCGCGATCAACACCGACGCCCAAGCGCTGCTCATGAGTGATGCCGACGTCAAGCTCGACGTCGGCCGCGAGCTCACCCGCGGGCTCGGCGCTGGGGCCAACCCCGATGTGGGCCGTAAGGCCGCCGAGGATCACCGCGAAGAGATCGAAGAGGTGCTCAAGGGCGCCGACATGGTCTTCGTGACCGCAGGCGAGGGTGGCGGCACCGGCACGGGCGGCGCGCCCGTGGTGGCCAGCATCGCCCGTTCGCTCGGCGCGCTCACCATAGGTGTGGTGACCCGCCCGTTCAGCTTCGAGGGCAAGCGGCGCGCCATGCAGGCCGAGGCCGGCATCGAGACGCTGCGCGACGAGGTCGACACGCTCATCGTCATTCCCAACGACCGGCTGCTGTCGATCTCCGATCGTCAGGTCAGCGTGCTCGACGCCTTCAAGGCGGCCGACCAGGTGCTGCTCTCCGGTGTTCAGGGCATCACCGACCTGATCACCACGCCGGGTCTGATCAACCTCGACTTCGCCGACGTCAAGTCGGTCATGTCCGGAGCCGGTTCGGCCCTCATGGGCATCGGGTCGGCCCGTGGCGACGACCGCTCGGTCGCCGCGGCCGAGATGGCGATCTCCAGCCCGCTGCTGGAGGCCAGCATCGACGGCGCCCACGGCGTACTGCTGTCCATCTCCGGTGGGTCCGATCTCGGTCTGTTCGAGATCAACGAGGCGGCGCAGCTGGTGTCCAACGCGGCGGCGTCCGACGCCAACATCATCTTCGGCGCGGTCATCGACGACGCGCTCGGCGACGAGGTGCGCGTCACGGTGATCGCGGCGGGCTTCGACGAGGTCCAGTCCGAGGGCAGGTCCGGGCCACCCGCCGAGTCCAAGCGCAGTGCCCCATCACGGCCGCCCGTCGCCGCGCCGCCGGTGGCGACGCCCCAGGCGGCGCCCCGCCCGATCGTCCCGCCGCAGGCGCCCGCGCCGCCACGGGTCACGCCGGTGCCCGCGCCGAGCCCGCAGCGCGGCTCGGAGTCGGCCGATGACGACCACAAGTCATCGCCTCCGAAGTCCGACCAGGCCAAGCCGCAGGAGACCAAGGCCGAGCCGGCACGGGCCGAAAAGTCCGACGAACAATCGCGCGACTCCGGAGGCACGGCTCCGCCACGCTCCGCCTCGAATGAGGCCGTCGCGGGCCCTAAGGTGCCGCGGCCGGCGACCGAGCCGACCGCGGCGCGCCTGAACACCGACGCGGCTCGCCGCCGTCCCGTCGTCTTCGACGAGGACGACGATCTGGACGTGCCGGACTTCCTCAAGTAG
- a CDS encoding DUF1707 SHOCT-like domain-containing protein — protein MRASDSDRDRVADQLREAMAEGRLTAEEHAERLDAVYQAKTYAELAPIVRDLPATGGVGPPESAGPVVRDDLPPPHAGTPNIVAVFGGAERSGRWLVEPETNVVAVFGGIELDLRQAVLSRREVTINVVAIMGGVNVTVPPGVRVANSIAAILGGASVPPEDTVDPDAPVIRLTGFALFGGVSVQRRAAGDGKSAKLDHGGLHSEQRRIHREMHDEQRRIHREFREQQRELRRRHRGEGV, from the coding sequence ATGCGTGCCTCGGACTCCGACCGGGACCGGGTCGCCGACCAGTTGCGTGAGGCCATGGCCGAAGGCCGGTTGACCGCCGAGGAGCACGCGGAGCGCCTCGACGCCGTCTACCAGGCGAAGACCTATGCCGAGCTGGCACCGATCGTGCGCGACCTGCCGGCGACGGGCGGCGTGGGACCTCCCGAGAGCGCCGGGCCGGTCGTGCGTGACGATCTGCCGCCGCCGCACGCCGGTACGCCCAACATCGTGGCCGTCTTCGGCGGCGCCGAGCGCTCCGGGCGGTGGCTGGTCGAGCCGGAGACCAACGTGGTCGCCGTGTTCGGCGGGATCGAACTGGACCTGCGGCAGGCGGTCCTGTCGCGGCGCGAGGTCACGATCAACGTCGTGGCCATCATGGGCGGCGTCAATGTGACCGTGCCCCCGGGCGTACGCGTGGCCAACTCCATCGCGGCGATCCTCGGCGGCGCCTCGGTCCCACCGGAGGACACCGTCGACCCGGACGCGCCGGTGATCCGGCTGACCGGCTTCGCGCTGTTCGGCGGGGTGTCCGTCCAGCGCCGCGCCGCGGGCGACGGTAAGTCCGCGAAGCTGGACCACGGGGGGTTGCACAGCGAGCAGCGCCGCATCCACCGCGAGATGCACGACGAACAGCGCCGAATCCACCGCGAGTTCCGTGAACAACAGCGAGAGCTCCGCCGCAGGCACCGCGGCGAGGGCGTCTGA
- a CDS encoding cell division protein FtsQ/DivIB — protein MIDESEIPADGAQDAIAPRRSSRWKVLFVALLVAGVLGTATWVLLGSRLLVARHIDVVGDRLVPRDRLLAVADVRLGEPLIRLDTGAVRDRVEGVQEVETARVERRWPATVRIVVRERTPIAAVQDDNRFLQIDRYGVTVLTSAARPRGLPSLTVANPVPSDPSLRAGLAVIQALPPWISHRVASVEAPTPEAVTLRLKEGVAIVWGAPERTPDKLRLLYGLLSTTPRRGIKTIDVSSPEVVTTE, from the coding sequence ATGATCGATGAGTCGGAGATTCCGGCCGATGGCGCGCAGGACGCGATCGCCCCGCGCCGCTCCAGCCGGTGGAAGGTGCTCTTCGTCGCGTTGCTCGTCGCGGGCGTCCTCGGCACCGCGACGTGGGTCCTGCTGGGCTCGCGGCTGCTCGTGGCACGCCACATCGACGTGGTGGGGGACCGCCTGGTGCCGCGCGACCGGCTGCTCGCCGTCGCCGACGTACGCCTCGGCGAGCCTCTCATCAGGCTCGACACCGGAGCCGTGCGCGACCGGGTGGAGGGGGTCCAGGAGGTCGAGACCGCCCGGGTCGAACGCCGCTGGCCGGCCACGGTGCGCATCGTGGTACGCGAGCGCACCCCGATCGCCGCCGTCCAGGACGACAACCGCTTTCTCCAGATCGACCGGTACGGCGTGACCGTCCTCACATCGGCGGCGCGCCCGAGAGGTCTTCCGTCACTCACCGTCGCGAATCCCGTGCCGTCGGATCCGTCCCTGCGCGCCGGGCTCGCGGTGATCCAGGCCCTGCCGCCGTGGATCTCCCACCGGGTCGCGAGCGTCGAGGCGCCGACGCCGGAAGCGGTGACGTTGCGGCTCAAGGAGGGGGTCGCCATCGTCTGGGGTGCCCCGGAACGCACGCCGGACAAGCTACGGTTGCTCTACGGATTGCTGAGCACCACTCCGCGACGCGGCATCAAGACCATCGACGTGAGTTCGCCCGAGGTCGTCACCACCGAGTAG
- a CDS encoding aldo/keto reductase has translation MKYRTLGRTGIKVSPYCLGAMMFGAAGNRDHDDSTRIIHKALDAGINFVDTADAYSRGESEEIVGKALKGRRDKVVLATKAHLPMGDDPNQQGNSRRWLVRALDDSLRRLRTDHVDLFQVHRPAPDTDVEETLSALTDLVRAGKVRAIGASTFPASEIVEAQWAAERRGLERFRTEQPPYSILNRGIEREVLPVCERYGMGTLVWSPLAQGLLTGRYRKGQQTDGRRASFGYKHLADERRLDAVEQLIPVAQDAGMPLTHLAMAFAIAHPGVTSAIIGPRTMDHLDDLLAGAETTLNDEVLDRIDAIVPPGTDIGMLDMAYNPPPIGQARLRRRLPGGRSAA, from the coding sequence ATGAAGTACCGCACACTGGGCCGAACCGGCATCAAGGTCAGCCCGTACTGCCTGGGCGCGATGATGTTCGGCGCCGCGGGAAACCGCGACCACGACGACTCCACCCGGATCATCCACAAGGCGCTGGACGCGGGCATCAACTTCGTCGACACCGCCGACGCCTACTCACGCGGTGAGTCCGAGGAGATCGTCGGGAAGGCCCTCAAGGGCCGCCGGGACAAGGTCGTGCTGGCCACCAAGGCCCACCTCCCGATGGGCGACGACCCCAACCAGCAGGGCAACTCGCGGCGCTGGCTGGTCCGTGCGCTGGACGACTCCCTGCGCCGCCTGCGGACCGACCACGTCGATCTGTTCCAGGTCCACCGGCCCGCGCCGGACACCGACGTGGAAGAGACACTCTCGGCGCTCACCGACCTCGTGCGTGCGGGGAAGGTCCGTGCCATCGGGGCCTCCACTTTTCCCGCCTCGGAGATCGTCGAGGCGCAGTGGGCCGCCGAGCGGCGGGGTCTGGAGAGGTTCCGTACCGAGCAGCCGCCGTACTCGATCCTCAACCGGGGGATCGAGCGCGAGGTGCTTCCCGTCTGCGAGCGTTACGGCATGGGCACCCTGGTCTGGAGTCCTCTCGCGCAGGGTCTGCTCACCGGCCGCTACCGCAAGGGACAGCAGACCGACGGCCGCCGGGCGAGCTTCGGCTACAAGCATCTGGCCGACGAGCGCCGGCTCGACGCGGTCGAACAGCTCATTCCCGTCGCCCAGGACGCCGGGATGCCGCTGACGCACCTGGCGATGGCCTTCGCGATCGCCCACCCGGGCGTCACCTCCGCGATCATCGGCCCGCGCACCATGGACCACCTCGATGACCTCCTCGCGGGCGCGGAGACCACACTGAACGACGAGGTCCTCGACCGGATCGACGCCATCGTGCCTCCCGGCACCGACATCGGGATGCTCGACATGGCCTACAACCCACCTCCCATCGGGCAGGCGCGCCTCCGCCGTCGCCTGCCCGGCGGACGCTCCGCCGCCTGA
- a CDS encoding YggS family pyridoxal phosphate-dependent enzyme, translating into MSRIQDLAANLAAVRERISKACDAAGRSPGEVTLVAVTKTFPASDVRLLAELGITDVAENRDQEAAAKTTECRDLDLTWHFVGQLQTNKARSVVSYADVVHSVDRARLVKALSRAAVDAERSVRCLIQVSLDEAAPDEEGRGGVHPDGVLALADALDAADALALGGVMAVAPLGADPAPAFARLAEISHSLRAAYPAAKTVSAGMSGDMEQAIVSGATHVRVGTALLGGRRAIVR; encoded by the coding sequence ATGAGCCGCATACAGGACCTCGCCGCGAATCTGGCGGCCGTGCGCGAACGCATCTCGAAGGCGTGTGACGCGGCCGGCCGCTCTCCCGGCGAAGTCACCCTGGTGGCGGTCACCAAGACCTTTCCCGCCTCGGACGTACGCCTCCTGGCCGAGCTCGGCATCACCGACGTCGCCGAGAACCGCGACCAGGAGGCGGCCGCGAAGACCACGGAGTGCCGCGACCTGGATCTGACCTGGCATTTCGTCGGGCAGCTTCAGACCAACAAGGCCCGTTCGGTGGTCTCCTACGCCGACGTCGTCCACTCTGTCGACCGGGCGCGGCTCGTCAAGGCGCTGTCGCGGGCGGCCGTCGACGCGGAGCGTTCGGTGCGCTGCCTCATCCAGGTCTCACTCGACGAGGCGGCGCCGGACGAAGAGGGCCGGGGCGGCGTACACCCGGACGGAGTGCTCGCGCTCGCGGACGCGCTCGACGCCGCGGACGCGCTCGCACTCGGCGGCGTCATGGCGGTGGCTCCGCTCGGCGCGGACCCGGCCCCGGCATTCGCCCGGCTGGCAGAGATCTCCCATTCTCTTCGCGCCGCGTATCCCGCCGCCAAAACGGTCTCGGCGGGCATGAGCGGAGATATGGAACAGGCCATCGTGAGTGGCGCGACACACGTCCGTGTTGGTACGGCGTTGCTCGGAGGCCGACGGGCAATCGTCAGGTAA
- a CDS encoding DivIVA domain-containing protein → MPLTPADVRNKQFSTTRLRPGYDEEEVDAFLDEVEAELDRLIQENEELRAKLAECLRGKVPAMAAPIVEPKPEMTHMPEPPKPMEPKPEPEPMLGSLGMPPAAPPQPPPPQVSSPGEDNMDTAARVLALAQQTADQAIADARREADETLGRARREAEEILGKARRQSEQIVSESRARAESLERDAQDRHRQAMGSLVQQREELERMVDDLNAFEREYRSRLKAYLEGQLRELEAGSHGGPFGGPSNTGPQPAQQQQAMPQHAEVRNGQPAVGPGNTGQNPFPQQQPEQPQHAQHATGGFHTADNPPHDRR, encoded by the coding sequence ATGCCGCTGACACCTGCGGATGTGCGGAACAAGCAGTTCAGTACAACCCGGCTACGGCCGGGATACGACGAAGAGGAGGTCGACGCTTTCCTCGATGAGGTCGAGGCCGAGCTCGACCGGCTCATCCAGGAGAACGAGGAGCTGCGGGCCAAGCTCGCGGAGTGCCTCCGTGGCAAGGTGCCGGCGATGGCCGCTCCCATCGTCGAGCCGAAGCCCGAGATGACCCACATGCCCGAGCCGCCCAAGCCGATGGAGCCCAAGCCGGAGCCTGAGCCCATGCTCGGCAGCCTCGGCATGCCCCCGGCGGCCCCGCCGCAGCCTCCGCCCCCGCAGGTGAGCAGCCCCGGCGAGGACAACATGGACACGGCCGCGCGCGTGCTCGCGCTCGCGCAGCAGACCGCCGACCAGGCGATCGCCGACGCCCGCCGCGAGGCCGACGAGACGCTGGGCCGCGCCCGCCGCGAGGCCGAGGAGATCCTCGGCAAGGCACGCCGCCAGTCCGAGCAGATCGTCAGCGAGTCGCGCGCCCGCGCGGAGTCCCTCGAACGCGACGCGCAGGACCGCCACCGCCAGGCGATGGGTTCCCTCGTCCAGCAGCGTGAAGAGCTCGAGCGCATGGTCGATGACCTCAACGCCTTCGAGCGTGAGTACCGCAGCCGTCTGAAGGCCTACCTCGAAGGCCAGCTGCGCGAGCTCGAGGCCGGCAGCCACGGCGGCCCGTTCGGCGGCCCGAGCAACACCGGCCCCCAGCCCGCACAGCAGCAGCAGGCCATGCCGCAGCACGCCGAGGTGCGCAACGGCCAGCCTGCGGTCGGCCCGGGCAACACCGGCCAGAACCCCTTCCCCCAGCAGCAGCCCGAGCAGCCGCAGCACGCTCAGCACGCCACGGGTGGTTTCCACACTGCCGACAACCCGCCGCACGACCGTCGCTGA